A genomic region of Magnolia sinica isolate HGM2019 chromosome 6, MsV1, whole genome shotgun sequence contains the following coding sequences:
- the LOC131249215 gene encoding cationic amino acid transporter 2, vacuolar-like: MGFEDEVQGGGGGGGILWGFRSLIRRKQVDNSSHVGVHGQKQQQLAKELSVLQLIAIGVGSTIGAGVYVLVGTVAREHSGPSLTISFLIAGIAAALSAFCYAELASRCPSAGSAYHYSYICVGEGVAWLIGWALILEYTIGGSAVARGISPNLALFFGGQDSLPAFLARAYIPWLDIVVDPCAAILVFIVTGLLCVGIKESTLVQSIVTSANVCVMVFVIIAGGYLGFQTGWAGYALPTGYFPFGVNGTLAGSATVFFAYIGFDSVASTAEEVKNPQRDLPLGIGIALSICCSLYMLVSVVIVGLVPYYAMDPDTPISSAFSSHGMQWAAYVVTVGAVTALCSTLMGSILPQPRILMAMARDGLLPSFFSDVSKSTQVPVKSTILTGVCAAILAFCMDVSQLAGMVSVGTLLAFTIVAVSILILRYVPPDEVPMPSSLQDSIDSVSLRYSTQENEGGSSKDLICDTNQENDAVVLAGCPLIAKEREQEKLKEQKRRRIAGLNIAFVCIGVLLLTSAASAEYLPSLPRFSLCIIGGLLLLCGLIVLSCIEQDNGRHSFGHTGGFICPFVPLLPISCILINAYLLINLGAGTWIRVSIWLVIGVFVYLFYGRTHSSLSDVVYVPTAHADEIYRSFSEPTV, encoded by the exons ATGGGATTCGAGGATGAGGTGCAGGGAGGGGGTGGTGGTGGAGGGATATTGTGGGGATTTCGGAGTTTGATCAGGAGAAAACAGGTGGATAATTCTAGTCACGTGGGGGTGCACGGGCAGAAGCAGCAGCAGCTGGCTAAGGAGTTGTCTGttcttcagctcattgcaattg GTGTTGGATCAACTATTGGGGCTGGAGTCTATGTTCTTGTTGGAACAGTTGCTCGGGAGCATTCAGGACCGTCTCTGACTATTTCCTTCCTTATAGCTGGAATAGCCGCTGCTCTTTCAGCATTTTGCTATGCAGAGCTCGCAAGCCGTTGTCCATCTGCTGGGAGTGCTTATCATTATTCATACATATGTGTTGGAGAAGG TGTTGCTTGGCTGATTGGTTGGGCCCTTATACTGGAATATACAATTGGCGGCTCGGCTGTTGCACGTGGCATCTCCCCAAACTTG GCCTTGTTCTTTGGAGGCCAAGATAGTCTGCCAGCCTTTTTAGCCCGTGCATACATTCCTTGGCTTGATATTGTGGTCGACCCTTGTGCTGCGATTCTTGTTTTCATTGTCACTGGGCTCTTATGTGTGGGAATCAAGGAG AGTACACTTGTGCAATCCATTGTCACATCGGCAAATGTCTGTGTTATGGTTTTTGTAATCATAGCTGGAGGGTACCTTGGTTTTCAGACCGGATGGGCTGGATACGCTCTTCCTACAGG ATACTTCCCATTTGGAGTAAATGGCACGCTTGCTGGATCTGCAACCGTTTTCTTTGCATACATAGGCTTTGATTCAGTTGCAAGCACAGCTGAAGAG GTGAAGAATCCCCAGCGTGATTTGCCACTTGGTATAGGAATTGCGCTATCCATATGTTGCTCTCTGTACATGCTGGTATCTGTTGTTATTGTTGGTCTAGTACCTTATTATGCAATGGATCCCGACACCCCAATTTCATCCGCATTTTCCAGCCACGGGATGCAATGGGCAGC ATACGTTGTCACGGTTGGAGCAGTTACTGCACTTTGCTCGACCTTGATGGGTTCGATACTTCCTCAG CCTAGAATACTGATGGCTATGGCTAGAGATGGATTGCTGCCATCATTTTTCTCTGATGTTAGCAAAAGTACCCAAGTTCCTGTCAAGAGCACGATACTTACTGGGGTATGCGCTGCAATCTTGGCATTCTGTATGGATGTTTCTCAACTGGCAGGCATG GTCAGTGTAGGCACGCTTCTTGCATTCACCATCGTTGCAGTTTCCATTTTGATACTCAGATATGTCCCTCCAGATGAGGTACCAATGCCATCATCGCTGCAGGATTCAATTGATTCCGTGTCGTTGCGATATAGTACTCAGGAAAATGAGGGTGGAAGCTCAAAAGATCTTATCTGTGATACCAATCAAGAAAATGATGCAGTAGTGTTAGCTGGTTGTCCTCTTATTGCGAAGGAAAGGGAGCAAG AAAAATTGAAGGAACAAAAGCGGCGGAGAATAGCGGGTTTGAATATTGCATTTGTGTGTATTGGTGTCCTCTTGCTTACTTCTGCAGCTTCAGCTGAATACTTGCCGAG CCTTCCGAGATTCTCACTTTGTATCATTGGCGGCTTGCTTCTATTATGTGGCTTGATCGTCCTCTCTTGTATCGAACAAGATAATGGCCGGCACAGCTTTGGACACACAGGAG GTTTCATTTGCCCCTTCGTTCCTCTCCTTCCCATTTCTTGCATTCTCATAAATGCATACTTACTAATCAATCTTGG TGCTGGGACGTGGATCCGTGTTTCCATATGGCTGGTAATTGGAgtgtttgtttatttattctaCGGACGGACGCATAGCTCGCTGTCAGATGTAGTTTACGTGCCCACTGCTCATGCGGATGAGATATATAGAAGCTTCTCAGAACCTACAGTATAA